One genomic window of Mogibacterium diversum includes the following:
- a CDS encoding SpoIIE family protein phosphatase, which translates to MNDLSIDIGYKSINHFGEPLCGDTVAVAQQANGDKIVVLADGLRSGVKASILSTLTSKIISTMMAEGMPLEECVHTIAATLPISSEYDVAYSTFTIMHIKDNEELELIQYENPRVILIRDFAATDYEMVEHVIDGKKIYRSEIKLQEDDMFIAMSDGCPGANSELSYNKEWTEADIASFMETIAPVGYPAKTLATILVEECNKLYKGKPIDDATACILRVIKRVQVNLLFGPPANREDCDRMMSLFFSKAGKHIICGGTTASIAADYLGKPIKTNRVNPSLGGPPMSEIEGVELVTEGIVTIDHVVKNARDYLANDEGFAEWSVSHDAASLVSRTLFEEATDINFFVGRAVNPAHQEADMPLNFSVKMNMIEELSASLEKMGKRVKVSYF; encoded by the coding sequence ATGAACGATCTCAGTATAGATATCGGTTACAAGAGTATTAATCACTTCGGTGAACCGCTATGCGGTGATACTGTTGCAGTTGCACAGCAGGCAAACGGCGATAAGATTGTAGTTCTCGCCGATGGTCTTCGAAGCGGAGTAAAGGCGAGTATCCTGTCGACACTGACTTCAAAGATCATTTCCACGATGATGGCAGAAGGCATGCCACTAGAGGAATGTGTACACACGATAGCCGCTACACTTCCGATAAGTTCCGAGTATGACGTTGCTTATTCAACTTTTACGATTATGCATATCAAGGATAACGAAGAGCTTGAGCTTATTCAGTATGAGAATCCAAGGGTGATTCTCATCAGAGATTTTGCTGCGACTGATTACGAGATGGTCGAGCATGTAATCGATGGCAAGAAGATTTACCGCTCTGAGATAAAACTTCAAGAAGATGATATGTTCATCGCTATGAGCGATGGTTGTCCAGGTGCAAATTCAGAGCTTTCGTATAACAAGGAATGGACGGAGGCAGACATAGCTTCATTTATGGAAACCATTGCGCCTGTTGGATATCCGGCCAAGACGCTGGCGACTATCCTCGTCGAGGAGTGCAATAAGCTATATAAAGGAAAGCCGATTGACGATGCGACAGCTTGTATCCTGAGAGTTATAAAGCGTGTACAGGTGAACCTCTTGTTCGGACCTCCCGCAAACCGCGAAGACTGCGACCGCATGATGTCGCTTTTTTTCTCAAAGGCGGGAAAGCATATAATATGCGGAGGCACGACAGCTTCAATCGCAGCTGACTACCTGGGTAAGCCAATCAAGACTAACAGAGTGAATCCAAGCCTTGGTGGACCTCCGATGTCAGAAATCGAGGGAGTGGAGCTTGTAACTGAAGGAATCGTTACAATCGATCACGTAGTAAAGAATGCTCGCGATTACCTTGCAAATGACGAAGGCTTCGCAGAGTGGAGTGTCTCGCACGATGCGGCTTCTCTTGTTAGCCGTACACTGTTTGAAGAGGCAACAGATATCAACTTCTTTGTCGGAAGAGCTGTAAACCCTGCCCATCAGGAGGCGGATATGCCACTCAATTTTAGCGTTAAGATGAATATGATAGAGGAGCTTTCTGCTTCCCTAGAGAAGATGGGGAAGCGCGTAAAGGTGAGCTATTTCTAA
- a CDS encoding replication-associated recombination protein A codes for MEQISIFENDNSKDEPLAARMRPRDLSEFVGQQHLVGEGKILSKLIESDRVPSMIFWGPPGVGKTTLAQIIASKTKANFITFSAVTSGIKEIRTVMQQADRYTRFGEKTIVFIDEIHRFNKAQQDAFLPFVEKGSITLIGATTENPSFEVNGALLSRSKVFVLKNLETSDIEQLLKRAISDPRGFGDERVNITDEMIHMIAEFANGDARSSLTTLEMVILNGDIKADGTIDITMESLEQCISKKSLLYDKNGEEHYNIISALHKSMRNSDADAAVYWLARMLEAGEDPLYVARRVTRFASEDVGLADPRAMEIAIAAYQACHFIGMPECSVHLTEAVIYMALAPKSNAMEVAYFAARDDAQEHMAEPVPMNIRNAPTSLMKDLGYGKGYRYAHDYEDKITSMQCLPDSLVGREYYKPTEQGAEVRFKERLNSIKEWKKSHK; via the coding sequence ATGGAACAGATATCGATATTTGAAAATGATAATAGCAAGGACGAACCTTTAGCTGCTCGCATGAGACCTAGAGATCTCAGCGAATTCGTAGGTCAGCAGCACCTAGTTGGCGAGGGTAAAATCCTCAGCAAGCTTATCGAGTCTGACAGGGTTCCGTCGATGATTTTCTGGGGACCTCCAGGAGTTGGAAAGACAACACTTGCACAGATTATCGCCAGCAAAACAAAGGCGAATTTTATAACTTTCTCTGCAGTAACTAGCGGCATTAAGGAAATACGCACAGTTATGCAGCAAGCTGATAGGTATACGAGATTCGGTGAGAAGACGATAGTATTTATCGACGAGATCCACAGGTTCAATAAGGCGCAGCAGGATGCGTTTCTGCCTTTTGTTGAGAAGGGTAGCATCACTTTGATTGGCGCAACCACTGAAAATCCATCATTTGAGGTAAATGGTGCGCTTTTATCTCGCTCTAAGGTTTTCGTGCTTAAGAATCTTGAGACTAGCGATATCGAGCAGCTTCTAAAGCGTGCAATAAGCGACCCTCGAGGCTTTGGCGACGAGAGAGTTAATATCACAGATGAAATGATTCACATGATTGCTGAATTTGCAAATGGTGATGCTAGAAGCTCTCTGACAACTCTAGAGATGGTAATCCTAAATGGTGATATCAAGGCTGATGGAACTATAGATATAACGATGGAATCACTCGAGCAGTGCATCTCCAAGAAATCGCTTCTCTACGATAAGAATGGCGAAGAGCATTATAACATCATATCGGCGCTTCATAAGTCGATGAGAAATTCCGATGCCGATGCAGCCGTATACTGGCTAGCTAGGATGCTTGAGGCAGGGGAAGATCCGCTATATGTAGCAAGGCGTGTTACTAGATTCGCTTCGGAGGACGTAGGACTAGCGGACCCTCGAGCAATGGAGATAGCGATAGCGGCTTACCAGGCGTGCCATTTTATAGGTATGCCTGAGTGCTCGGTTCATCTAACGGAAGCCGTGATTTACATGGCGCTTGCACCTAAGTCTAACGCGATGGAAGTAGCTTACTTTGCGGCAAGGGATGACGCACAGGAGCACATGGCAGAGCCAGTTCCCATGAACATCAGAAATGCTCCGACATCTCTGATGAAAGACCTAGGGTATGGAAAGGGGTATAGATATGCTCATGATTATGAAGACAAGATTACTTCGATGCAGTGTCTACCGGATTCATTGGTTGGCCGTGAGTATTACAAGCCGACTGAGCAAGGGGCTGAAGTAAGGTTCAAGGAGCGTCTTAATAGCATAAAGGAATGGAAGAAGTCGCATAAGTAA
- a CDS encoding CobW family GTP-binding protein → MTKVDIFSGFLGAGKTTLIRKLIEEAYGTDKIVLIENEFGEIGVDKGFLQNTGIEINQMNAGCICCTLVGDFGKALNEVIEKYNPERILIEPSGVGKLSDVIIAVQDLKNDKIELNGFTTVVDATKADMYMSNFGEFYENQVEHASSIILSHTAGMSQDDIDKCIALLREHNKEASIVTTDWKEIDGSKILEIMEQKKTLSAELDRLREEAYREQAEHEAEHHHHDHEHHHHDDEEHECCGHGHHHDHDHEHHHHDDDDEHECCGHGHHHDHDHEHHHHDDEEHECCGHGHHHDHDHEHHHHDDEEHGCCGHGHHHHHHHGHGHHADEVFDEMGVETAHRFSRGQLEQALAGLMDSEQCGQVLRAKGFVAGTEGEWYEFDYIPGEPEVRTAGEAETTGVICVIGVGLKKDKIKELFGI, encoded by the coding sequence ATGACTAAAGTTGATATTTTCTCAGGTTTCCTAGGTGCTGGCAAGACTACGCTTATTAGAAAACTTATTGAGGAAGCATATGGTACGGATAAAATAGTTCTCATCGAGAATGAGTTTGGTGAGATCGGAGTAGATAAGGGATTCCTGCAGAATACTGGAATTGAGATTAACCAGATGAATGCTGGCTGTATCTGCTGCACTCTTGTAGGAGACTTTGGAAAGGCGCTTAATGAGGTTATCGAAAAGTACAATCCAGAGAGGATCCTCATCGAGCCGTCAGGAGTTGGTAAGCTATCAGATGTAATAATCGCGGTTCAGGATCTTAAGAACGACAAAATTGAGTTAAACGGATTTACGACAGTCGTTGATGCCACTAAAGCGGATATGTACATGAGCAACTTCGGGGAGTTTTACGAAAATCAGGTTGAACATGCAAGCTCAATCATTTTAAGCCACACAGCTGGAATGTCTCAGGATGATATCGATAAGTGCATCGCATTACTCCGTGAGCATAACAAAGAAGCATCTATTGTTACGACAGACTGGAAGGAAATTGATGGCTCTAAGATTTTAGAGATTATGGAGCAGAAGAAGACGCTCTCCGCTGAACTTGACCGCCTGAGAGAAGAGGCGTATAGAGAGCAGGCTGAACATGAGGCAGAGCATCATCATCATGACCATGAACATCATCATCACGATGATGAGGAGCATGAATGCTGCGGTCACGGACATCATCACGACCATGACCATGAACATCATCATCACGATGATGATGATGAGCACGAGTGCTGCGGTCATGGACATCATCACGACCATGACCATGAACACCATCACCACGATGATGAAGAGCATGAATGCTGTGGTCACGGACATCATCACGACCACGACCACGAACACCATCACCACGATGATGAAGAGCATGGTTGCTGTGGTCACGGACATCATCACCACCATCACCACGGACACGGCCACCACGCTGACGAAGTCTTCGACGAAATGGGCGTGGAGACCGCACATCGCTTCAGCCGAGGCCAGCTCGAGCAAGCTCTAGCAGGCCTCATGGATTCAGAGCAGTGCGGACAGGTGCTCAGAGCGAAGGGATTCGTAGCAGGTACAGAAGGCGAATGGTACGAGTTCGACTACATCCCAGGTGAGCCAGAGGTTAGAACTGCTGGAGAGGCAGAGACAACAGGAGTAATCTGCGTAATCGGAGTAGGACTCAAGAAGGATAAGATTAAGGAGCTGTTCGGAATATGA
- a CDS encoding TIGR03943 family putative permease subunit, whose protein sequence is MREKPVYLFTGFLGSGKSTFIQDTLETPEFGEGASTLLLVCESGEVHYDESKFTDKVYIETIEREADLTEARLNGIASKYVFDRVLVEYNGMWMTQTLFENMPRNWIIAQEMTFFDATMFELYNKNMRQLCFNKMQNAELVVFNRFQKGADKMPFHKEVRVANRRSQIVYEFGPHDIEVDDIVDELPFDKKASTIEIADDMYADWYRDINENQDEYNNKTLILKGRVVKGGDMKHGEFGLGRHLMTCCVEDMQFAALMGIYDRIDDFKNGAWVQVKAKVRVEYVDAYEEKGPVLYCKSVEACEPCNPEVATF, encoded by the coding sequence ATGAGAGAGAAACCAGTATATCTATTTACAGGATTTCTAGGCTCGGGTAAATCTACTTTCATTCAGGATACACTCGAAACACCGGAGTTCGGAGAAGGTGCAAGCACACTCCTCTTGGTTTGTGAGTCAGGTGAAGTACATTATGATGAAAGTAAATTTACCGACAAAGTGTACATCGAGACAATAGAGAGGGAGGCAGACCTTACAGAAGCAAGGCTCAACGGCATCGCATCGAAGTATGTATTTGACAGAGTTCTAGTCGAGTACAACGGCATGTGGATGACGCAGACTCTGTTTGAGAACATGCCTCGCAACTGGATAATCGCGCAGGAGATGACCTTCTTCGATGCGACTATGTTCGAACTGTACAATAAGAATATGAGACAGCTCTGCTTCAACAAGATGCAGAATGCAGAGCTTGTGGTATTCAATAGATTCCAGAAGGGTGCGGATAAGATGCCGTTCCATAAGGAAGTGCGTGTAGCTAACAGGCGCTCGCAGATTGTCTATGAGTTCGGGCCGCATGACATAGAAGTAGACGATATTGTGGATGAGTTGCCTTTCGATAAGAAGGCCAGCACGATTGAAATCGCCGACGATATGTACGCTGACTGGTATCGCGATATCAACGAAAATCAGGATGAGTACAACAATAAGACATTGATTCTAAAGGGCAGAGTCGTAAAGGGCGGCGATATGAAGCACGGGGAGTTCGGGCTTGGAAGGCATCTCATGACATGCTGCGTAGAGGATATGCAGTTCGCAGCGCTCATGGGTATCTATGATAGAATCGATGACTTCAAGAATGGAGCTTGGGTTCAGGTCAAAGCCAAGGTTAGGGTTGAATACGTCGATGCATACGAGGAGAAGGGGCCAGTCCTTTACTGTAAGTCGGTAGAGGCGTGCGAGCCATGCAACCCTGAGGTTGCGACATTTTAA
- a CDS encoding response regulator transcription factor, protein MATILFLEDENMIREVLSEYMVVAGHEVVTCERGDEAIKLIEEGEPFDLAVLDIRVPGATGFDVLQAIKKERGEDIGVIMLTAYDDINTQLEAFNYLADDYITKPASPIILIKRIEAVLRRTRRKMESEINQGFVVDEDELRAYYNKKNLKLTVSEFVLMKTLRDSPGRVFSRDQLINMIFDEEYVANDRIIDAHIKNLRKKLPHDYIETVIGVGYRWRKEDEIRK, encoded by the coding sequence ATGGCAACGATACTTTTCCTAGAAGATGAAAACATGATTCGCGAAGTTCTTTCTGAATACATGGTGGTCGCAGGTCACGAGGTTGTTACGTGTGAGCGTGGCGATGAAGCGATAAAGCTAATTGAAGAGGGTGAGCCGTTTGACCTTGCGGTGCTCGACATCAGAGTGCCAGGAGCGACAGGGTTTGATGTGTTACAGGCTATAAAAAAAGAACGTGGCGAAGATATTGGTGTGATTATGCTCACGGCATATGACGATATCAATACGCAGCTTGAGGCTTTTAACTACCTTGCGGATGATTACATTACAAAGCCTGCCTCACCGATAATTCTAATTAAGAGAATTGAAGCTGTTCTTAGAAGAACGAGGAGGAAGATGGAATCAGAGATTAATCAGGGGTTCGTGGTCGATGAAGATGAACTTCGGGCATACTATAACAAGAAGAACCTCAAACTGACCGTAAGTGAATTTGTGCTCATGAAGACTCTGAGGGATAGTCCGGGAAGGGTATTTAGCAGAGATCAGCTTATCAACATGATATTCGATGAGGAGTACGTGGCGAACGATAGGATAATCGATGCACACATCAAGAATCTTAGAAAGAAACTCCCACATGACTACATCGAAACAGTTATAGGAGTTGGCTACAGGTGGAGAAAAGAAGATGAAATTAGGAAGTAA